In Daphnia magna isolate NIES linkage group LG6, ASM2063170v1.1, whole genome shotgun sequence, the following are encoded in one genomic region:
- the LOC116925852 gene encoding alpha-crystallin B chain yields the protein MRWLKEGNVFKMQVNVAPFGSTGIKVFMTREGDLIIHAGHDEQMEDDGYISRRFEGRIAIPMGLDSNSIQSSLSPDGILSVTAKEKASHYEKIIPVFPANPHRHLSDHPRVSPGGP from the exons ATGCAAGTGAACGTGGCGCCATTCGGATCTACTGGTATCAAGGTGTTTATGACACGTGAGGGAGATCTCATCATTCACGCCGGTCACGACGAGCAAATGGAAGACGACGGATACATTAGCAGAAG atttgAAGGGCGTATCGCGATACCAATGGGATTGGATAGTAATAGCATTCAGTCATCCCTTTCGCCGGATGGAATATTGTCAGTCactgcaaaagaaaaagccagCCATTACGAGAAAATTATTCCAGTTTTTCCAGCGAATCCACATCGTCACTTATCCGACCATCCGCGTGTTTCACCTGGTGGTCCCTAA